The genomic DNA GACCAGCTCCCCGGGGAGTGCCTCCACGCCTGGCCCTGTGCGTGAAGATGTGCACCTCTGCCATAGCACAGCTCTCTGGCCACGTCCCGCTGCTGGTAAGCCTGGCCTCTGCCTACTCGATGCTCAGGAAGGTGTCCGAGTCACCTTGCTGCACCCCAAACAGCATCTCAATCAGGAGGAGACTATCAGAAGCATCCACAACCCGGAGCTTGCAGGAGCGCCTGGAGGGCAGCACTGTGAGGCGGCTGTGTCGCGACCAAGGCAAAACCTGCCAGGCTGCACATACCAATATCTGGAACCAGCGTGTGGTTTTCTCCACGTCTAGGTAGGGGCCGGTGCAGAGGGTGCCTAGCAGGCTGGGACCCTGATTTCTCCTCAGCTCCTCCTTGGGGTGGTGGAGGAAGCACAGCATGTCCTTCGCCAGCCGCTCCCTCGTGCAGGTACACACCAGCTCCACGCGGAGGCGGGAGTTCCTTGCCGGCATCTCCTCGTCAGTGCCCAGGTCGAGGTGGAAGGCGTGCCCACGGGGGGCCTGCAGGGGCACAAGCAGGCGGTAGACGGCGTCATCCTCACGGGGACTCCAGCCTTGGCAGAAACTGCCCTCCCCAATGGCTGGCATCAGTCGCGGCATGAAACTATTCCTGCAGAGTCTTTGGCAGGTACGCAGAAGTTcatccaccagctcctccaccaTGGCGAATGATTCTGGCACGTCCAGAAGGCGCTCCGCCAAAATTCTGCCCACATCCAGAGCAAcactgggtttttcttcttgctcctgcctgtgccccttCTTTCTGCAACTGCCTTTCTTGCTGCATGTGTCGGTCTCATGGCTCCTTCTGCTGAGCCACCACCAGAGCCCAAAGTCATCGGCATCAtcatttccttcttcttcctcctgtgcctcctccacctgctcccTGTCACTGCTGGAGCTCTCCTCATCACTGGTGCCATCCTGCTCACGGCTCCTTTTGCTGAGCCACCACCAGAGCCCAAAAAGCAGGACCAGGACTCCAGCAATGGCCCGGaactgccactgctgcaaggcagcaaagagcagggctccccaggcCACGATGCATGGCTCTTGGCTCATCTGaacctggctcctctgcctctggctgctctgctcctggctgctcggctcctggcagctctgctccagctcctgcagcagccgaGACATctccaggctcagcagctgcgCGCGTTGCTGCATGCGCTCGCGCGTGGCCTCATCCAGCTCATCACCGACCTTCTGCGGGTACCAAATGGTCCCTAGCAGAACCCGGATGAGGAATTCTGTGGCAGCCATGGCCTacgggaggagggagagaaggggttGAGTGTggctggaagggagggaggtggtggcggggggagctgggggcaggtaGGAGAGGGGgcaaggcagctgggaggcagcaaggccTGCGCCCACCTGCGGCAGCGGCATCACCGTGCCCTGCCCAAGGCGCTCCCACGAGCGGCTGTGCCCTCAATGCAGGGTGAGAACCCACCCCACCGGGGGCGCGCGCTTCTGCCCCGGCCCTCGTCcagcccagcctctgcctgtGTGCGCACTCACCGCTGGCCCAGGCTGTACTGGGGCAGGGCGTCCTGCTGGCGCCCCTGATAACCGCCCCCATTGTGACTCGTCCCCTCTGCTGTCACAGGCGCCAGAGCGCATCACGGGCACGCCCGCCGGCCAGCCCCGCCCCTTGGCCCCACCCCGGAGCAGCAACTCACAGCTGCTTCAAGCATCCATAGCTTGACAGCCCAATGGCTCCCCTTACAAAGCAGACAAAAGACCCCTGAAACCCTCACCAAACCTAAGATCCCGTGACATGTGCCATGGATACTGTCAGTGGTtgagcacagctgggcaccaggTCTCACCAAACTGCTCAATCATTGCCGCTCCACAtcactgcaggaggagaaaatgacaacaaaatgcagtgcttttcgataaagacagggagatcactcagcaattaccatcacTGGCAAAACAGTGACTCGATTAGGGGAAATTACttcattaatttattactttattaccAACTACTTTATTACCAATCAACTGCATTACTGGAATCCCTAATGTATACGATGAACAAAGAAAGAGCCAGCACAGATCCCCAGATGAGCTATTAGTGGTGGCAGGTATACCCCTGAGGAAAAGGAGGTGCTGTTTACAGTCGCTAACACTGAGGCCAGGAGTCACCCAGCACTGGGCAGTTTTCCGTGCTAGGCTGCCTGGCACAGCGGCCCATACAGCTGAGCCGTCAGCAGCCGATGCCCATGTTCCCCGACAAAATGGTGCACAGATACTCGCAGATTCAGCGTTTGTTCAAAGACGTCATTTATGGGCACTTTTGCACACAGTAAAAGTTCCAAAGGAATGGACTCTCTCGAAGAGGGAAGGCGGTCGCTGTCGAGGTGGTACCGGAGACTCTGTCGCAAGCCTCCTTGCAACAGCCCCTTCAGCTGCATGGGGTCCCACTCCCCAGAGCGTGCTTTTGCTGTGCAGGAAAGGTGCGGCAGCAATTCCCAATACAGCAGGAGGAAAGTCATCTTTGTCACTACTGCAGTTGTCACcggctgctgtgctggggagaccGTTGAGAGGAGAAAGCTGCTGATCTTGGCAGAGGGCTGCTGCACAGGGTTtgccctttcctttctgtgtcccacattctcccctcttttttccctgcagtagGAGGTCACTGTCTGCCGTTGGCTGTGAGCCCTGCAAACACAGCTCTGGAAGACCTCTTTCAGTTTCCATAGAAGAGCAGTCTCGTGAGCCGATCTTCCAGCTCATAGAAGTCGTGCAGTGCCTCAGCATGGGCGGCTGGATCCTGTGCCAGGTGCTGGAAGAGGTTGGGTGGCTCGGCCGCTTGTAAAGCTGGGGGCAAGACGATCTCCTGGGGCATGTTCTCATTGCCAAAGAAGAAGTGGTCAAGGCgtttctcctccaggcagcagcGCAGGTATCGCATGATATCCTGCAGCCGCAGCAGGAAATCCCTCCTGCGCCAGCCTGACAGGGGTATGGTGGTCAGGAGGTGCATCACAGCTGTCTTCAAGGTATAGGTGGAAAAGCCTGTGCCCACCATGGCACgagtgcagagctgcaggcattTGAGGTGGAAGCTGTCACGCGGGACCTGCCGGGCCACGTGCCTGAAGAACTTCATCTCAGCCACAGCGTAGCTCTCCAGCCACGTCGTGCTTGGGGTGAGGATATCCTTTGTACTCTGGCTGCTCAGGAAGATGTCCGAGTCGCCTTGCTGCACACCCAACGTGATCTCAATAAAGAGGGTCCTCCTGGAGGCATTAGTCAGCTGCAGcttgcaggagcagctggagggcaGCACCTTCATATTGTAGCGACCGGACAGAGGCATCAGCATCCAGGCTGACCTCAGAAATTGCTGGAACCAGTGGGCAGTTTTCTGCACATCTAGGTAGGAGCCTGTGCAGAGGGTGTCTAGGAGGCTGGGGTCCTGATTCCTCCTCAGCTCCTCCTCGGGGTGGTGGAGGAAGCACAGCAAGTTCTCCACAAGCTACGCCCTCATGCAGGTGCACACCAGCTCCACGCGGATGCAGGAAACCTTCGCCGGCGGTTCCCCCACGGTGCTCAGCTCGAGCTGGAAGGTGTGCCCACGGGGGGCCTGCGGGGGCACGAGCAGGCAGTAGACAGCATCGTCCCCGTGGGGACTCCAACCTTCAAAGGCGCTGCCCACCTTGatggctggctgcagcactggagAGAAACTAGCTGACCATTGACCTTGGGAGACATGGAGGAGGTCACccaccagctcctccaccaCACGTCGCCGGTAGGCCAGGTTCTGCACTGGCCACTGGATGCGCTTTGCAAAAGTCCTACCCAGATCCCTGTCATCACCAGGACCTTCTCCAtcactttcttcctcctcctgctcctcttcctgctcctcttcttcctcctgctccctgtcaCTGCTGGAGCTCTCCTCGTTGCTTAAGATCTGCTCGTCACTGCTGCCATCCTGTTCATGGCTCCTTTCCCTGAGCCACCACCAGGGCCCAGAAAGCAGGACCAGGACTCCAGCAATGGCCCAGAACTGTTGCTGCTGCAAggcagcaaagagcagggctccccaggcCACGCTGCTCGGCTCCTGGCcgctctgctccagctcctgcagcagccgaGACGTctccaggctcagcagctgcgCACGTTGCTGCATGCGCTCGCGCGTGGCCTCGTCCAGCTCTTCGCTGGCTGTCTGTGGGTACCGGACGATGCAGTGCAGAACCAGAATGAGGAATTTTGTGGCAGCCATGGCCTGCAGGAGGAAAACCATGTCCCTTGGGCTGACGGGTGCTGGGCACGCGTTGGGGCTTCTTTAGCACTCAGACATATGGAGTTTGTTTGATGTGACAGTTGTCAAAGATCCTGCAAATCCTGGCCCATCTACCGTCACTGCATTTCCACTGGAGGTGTCCCAAATGCAGGTACGAGTGCACCTCCTCTGCCACAGAGCTGCCGTCAGGCCAGTGCTTCTCATAAACGTGGCGTGGACTGCACAAGTGCATGCCCTGAATTGGAGACCTCTCAAAAGCTTTCTCTAACCCTGCTGCACATGTTAAGTTTCCCTTGTCAAGGTGGCGGGAACCCGAGCTTGCAGGTCACGAGAGGGTGTGGTGAATGAGTGTCGAGCTCGTACAGGAGCCAGAGCCCTGCTCGGCAGTCGTGACGCTTGTCCCCTGTGCAAAGGGCTCCCCACTCGGACAGCGTGATACCCACGTCACTGAGGAGGCCCCAGGGCAATGCTGTGGGGCTCCCAGGGCTTGGTTTGCATATGGCTGCAAAGGCAGCCGCTTCAGGCTCCTTGTGGCCCACAGGCAGTGTGCACAGCTGTGGAGGGTGACAAATGATCCCGACGGGCCCAAGGCAGGAGCACAGAGAGGCTGGTGATCCTCAGTTACAGAATCAGTGAAACCAGAGCCCGCTGCATCAGCTCTTCTGCAAAATGCTCCCTGACTCTGTGGCAGCTGAGCCGTCAGCAGCTTATGCCCGTGTTCTTTGACAAAGCGATGCACAGGCACTCACCAACGCAGCGTTTGTGTGTTCACGAAGTGATTTGTTGGTATCTTTGCACCGGGTAAAGCTTTCAGAGGGAAGAGACTTTCTTGGATTGGGAGGGCAGTCACCGTCCAGGTGATATCTGGAGTATGTGTCGAAGCCTCCTTGCAACAGCCCCTTCAGCTGCATGGGGTCCCGCTCCCCAGAGCGTGCTTCTTCTGCGCAGGAAAGGCGCAGCAGCAATTCCCACTGCTGACGGAGCTGTGTGTTCTCCGTGTCCAGCGTGCTTGGTTCTGCAGGACCAGCTCCCCGGGGAGTGCCTCCACGCCTGGCCCTGTGCGTGAAGATGTGCACCTCTGCCATAGCACAGCTCTCTGGCCACGTCCCGCTGCTGGTAAGCCTGGCCTCTGCCTACTCGATGCTCAGGAAGGTGTCCGAGTCACCTTGCTGCACCCCAAACAGCATCTCAATCAGGAGGAGACTATCAGAAGCATCCACAACCCGGAGCTTGCAGGAGCGCCTGGAGGGCAGCACTGTGAGGCGGCTGTGTCGCGACCAAGGCAAAACCTGCCAGGCTGCACGTACCAATATCTGGAACCAGCGTGTGGTTTTCTCCACGTCTAGGTAGGGGCCGGTGCAGAGGGTGCCTAGCAGGCTGGGACCCTGATTTCTCCTCAGCTCCTCCTTGGGGTGGTGGAGGAAGCACAGCATGTCCTTCGCCAGCCGCTCCCTCGTGCAGGTACACACCAGCTCCACGCGGAGGCGGGAGTTCCTTGCCGGCATCTCCTCGTCAGTGCCCAGGTCGAGGTGGAAGGTGTGCCCGCGGGGGGCCTGCAGGGGCACAAGCAGGCGGTAGACGGCGTCATCCTCACGGGGACTCCAGCCTTGGCAGAAACTGCCCTCCCCAATGGCTGGCATCAGTCGCGGCATGAAACTATTCCTGCAGAGTCTTTGGCAGGTACGCAGAAGTTcatccaccagctcctccaccaTGGCGAATGATTCTGGCACGTCCAGAAGGCGCTCCGCCAAAATTCTGCCCACATCCAGAGCAAcactgggtttttcttcttgctcctgcctgtgccccttCTTTCTGCAACTGCCTTTCTTGCTGCATGTGTCGGTCTCATGGCTCCTTCTGCTGAGCCACCACCAGAGCCCAAAGTCATCGGCATCAtcatttccttcttcttcctcctgtgcctcctccacctgctcccTGTCACTGCTGGAGCTCTCCTCATCACTGGTGCCATCCTGCTCACGGCTCCTTTTGCTGAGCCACCACCAGAGCCCAAAAAGCAGGACCAGGACTCCAGCAATGGCCCGGaactgccactgctgcaaggcagcaaagagcagggctccccaggcCACGATGCATGGCTCTTGGCTCATCTGaacctggctcctctgcctctggctgctctgctcctggctgctcggctcctggcagctctgctccagctcctgcagcagccgaGACATctccaggctcagcagctgcgCGCGTTGCTGCATGCGCTCGCGCGTGGCCTCATCCAGCTCATCACCGACCTTCTGCGGGTACCAAATGGTCCCTAGCAGAACCCGGATGAGGAATTCTGTGGCAGCCATGGCCTacgggaggagggagagaaggggttGAGTGTggctggaagggagggaggtggtggcggggggagctgggggcaggtaGGAGAGGGGgcaaggcagctgggaggcagcaaggccTGCACCCACCTGCGGCAGCGGCATCACCGTGCCCTGCCCAAGGCGCTCCCACGAGCGGCTGTGCCCTCAATGCAGGGTGAGAACCCACCCCACCGGGGGCGCGCGCTTCTGCCCCGGCCCTCGTCcagcccagcctctgcctgcgTGCGCACTCACCGCTGGCCCAGGCTGTACTGGGGCAGGGCGTCCTGCTGGCGCCCCTGATAACCGCCCCCATTGTGACTCGTCCCCTCTGCTGTCACAGGCGCCAGAGCGCATCACGGGCACGCCCGCCGGCCAGCCCCGCCCCTTGGCCCCACCCCGGAGCAGCAACTCACAGCTGCTTCAAGCATCCATAGCTTGACAGCCCAATGGCTCCCCTTACAAAGCAGACAAAAGACCCCTGAAACCCTCACCAAACCTAAGATCCCG from Phalacrocorax aristotelis chromosome 9, bGulAri2.1, whole genome shotgun sequence includes the following:
- the LOC142062285 gene encoding LOW QUALITY PROTEIN: uncharacterized protein LOC142062285 (The sequence of the model RefSeq protein was modified relative to this genomic sequence to represent the inferred CDS: substituted 1 base at 1 genomic stop codon) — translated: MPLPQAMAATEFLIRVLLGTIWYPQKQWQFRAIAGVLVLLFGLWWWLSKRSREQDGTSDEESSSSDREQVEEAQEEEEGNDDADDFGLWWWLSRRSHETDTCSKKGSCRKKGHRQEQEEKPSVALDVGRILAERLLDVPESFAMVEELVDELLRTCQRLCRNSFMPRLMPAIGEGSFCQGWSPREDDAVYRLLVPLQAPRGHAFHLDLGTDEEMPARNSRLRVELVCTCTRERLAKDMLCFLHHPKEELRRNQGPSLLGTLCTGPYLDVEKTTRWFQILVCAAWQVLPWSRHSRLTVLPSRRSCKLRVVDASDSLLLIEMLFGVQQGDSDTFLSIEXAEARLTSSGTWPESCAMAEVHIFTHRARRGGTPRGAGPAEPSTLDTENTQLRQQWELLLRLSCAEEARSGERDPMQLKGLLQGGFDTYSRYHLDGDCPPNPRKSLPSESFTRCKDTNKSLREHTNAALLCTLPVGHKEPEAAAFAAICKPSPGSPTALPWGLLSDVGITLSEWGALCTGDKRHDCRAGLWLLYELDTHSPHPLVTCKLGFPPP
- the LOC142061719 gene encoding LOW QUALITY PROTEIN: inositol 1,4,5-trisphosphate receptor-interacting protein-like 1 (The sequence of the model RefSeq protein was modified relative to this genomic sequence to represent the inferred CDS: substituted 1 base at 1 genomic stop codon), translated to MAATKFLILVLHCIVRYPQTASEELDEATRERMQQRAQLLSLETSRLLQELEQSGQEPSSVAWGALLFAALQQQQFWAIAGVLVLLSGPWWWLRERSHEQDGSSDEQILSNEESSSSDREQEEEEEQEEEQEEEESDGEGPGDDRDLGRTFAKRIQWPVQNLAYRRRVVEELVGDLLHVSQGQWSASFSPVLQPAIKVGSAFEGWSPHGDDAVYCLLVPPQAPRGHTFQLELSTVGEPPAKVSCIRVELVCTCMRAXLVENLLCFLHHPEEELRRNQDPSLLDTLCTGSYLDVQKTAHWFQQFLRSAWMLMPLSGRYNMKVLPSSCSCKLQLTNASRRTLFIEITLGVQQGDSDIFLSSQSTKDILTPSTTWLESYAVAEMKFFRHVARQVPRDSFHLKCLQLCTRAMVGTGFSTYTLKTAVMHLLTTIPLSGWRRRDFLLRLQDIMRYLRCCLEEKRLDHFFFGNENMPQEIVLPPALQAAEPPNLFQHLAQDPAAHAEALHDFYELEDRLTRLLFYGN
- the LOC142062286 gene encoding LOW QUALITY PROTEIN: uncharacterized protein LOC142062286 (The sequence of the model RefSeq protein was modified relative to this genomic sequence to represent the inferred CDS: substituted 1 base at 1 genomic stop codon), which encodes MPLPQAMAATEFLIRVLLGTIWYPQKQWQFRAIAGVLVLLFGLWWWLSKRSREQDGTSDEESSSSDREQVEEAQEEEEGNDDADDFGLWWWLSRRSHETDTCSKKGSCRKKGHRQEQEEKPSVALDVGRILAERLLDVPESFAMVEELVDELLRTCQRLCRNSFMPRLMPAIGEGSFCQGWSPREDDAVYRLLVPLQAPRGHTFHLDLGTDEEMPARNSRLRVELVCTCTRERLAKDMLCFLHHPKEELRRNQGPSLLGTLCTGPYLDVEKTTRWFQILVRAAWQVLPWSRHSRLTVLPSRRSCKLRVVDASDSLLLIEMLFGVQQGDSDTFLSIEXAEARLTSSGTWPESCAMAEVHIFTHRARRGGTPRGAGPAEPSTLDTENTQLRQQWELLLRLSCAEEARSGERDPMQLKGLLQGGFDTYSRYHLDGDCPPNPRKSLPSESFTRCKDTNKSLREHTNAALLCTLPVGHKEPEAAAFAAICKPSPGSPTALPWGLLSDVGITLSEWGALCTGDKRHDCRAGLWLLYELDTHSPHPLVTCKLGFPPP